The nucleotide window TGCACATTCGTTACATGATTGGCGGTAAACCATCGAAGCCATTGAAAGAACGTCTTTACAGCTTTGAGTTTCCTGAATACCCAGGTGCATTGATTAAATTCCTTGATACCTTAGGGACTCACTGGAATATCAGCCTGTTCAACTATCGTAACCATGGTGCCGATTACGGTCGAGTGCTGTGTGGCTTCGAACTCGGTGATGATGATTTAGCTCAGTTCTCTACACACTTAGAAGAACTTGGCTACCAATGCAAAGATGAAACCGATAACCCTTCCTACAAGTTTTTCTTGTCTTAAGAGTTAAGCTATCGAACCAAAAGAGCGAGTATTTACTCGCTCTTTTTATTTGAGCGTTTCCGATAAACCTCACACGATCCTATTTCAAATAGATCATTAAAGTGCTTTACGATGATCCAACCAATCTTGGTGCAGCTGTTCACTTGATCCTAGATATTTGACCATCCATTCGATCAATTTATGGTTGTCATCTTTTCTCCACACCAAACAACAGTGACTCTGCGGGCTAGGCTCCGGTAGTATTTTTTCCACCAGCAAGCCTTGTTCGATAATAGGCGCGGCAATATGCCTTGGCATGTAACCCACCCCAACACCATTCTTGAGGCACTCTATCGCACTGTACCAATTAGGTAATAGAAGACGTCTCTGACTCGCATAATGGCCAGTGTGACGCTTTGGCAGTACACTAGAGGTATCATCCAAACAGATCGCGGGATACTGGCTAACAAAGGCTTCATTAAGGTTTTGCTCTCGTACACATGGGTGACTGGGTGACATCACAAATGCCCAATCTAACCGCCCCATATCCTTAACTTCAAAGTCACCGCCAACCGGAATCGCCGAAGTGGCTCCAATGACGACATCGGCCCTCCCCTGTGCAATAGCTTCCCAAGAACCATTAAACACTTCCATGTTGATCTGCAGCTCAGCGAACTCAAAGGTTTGATAAAACTCTTCAATCATCGGCTTCATCTTGTCGAGCTTAACCACGTTATCAAGGGTTAGACGTAAGGTTTTCTTCCAACCACGCGCAGCTCGACGAGTTTGCGCACTGAGTTCTTCCATCTGTCTCAGCAGTTGACGAGCCTCTTCAATAAACAGCTCCCCAGCAGGCGTCAGCTCTACTTTTCTTGGTAAGCGTCTGAAAAGTAGAACATCAAGCTCTTGCTCTACCTGCCTAACCCCATAGCTGATCGCCGATGGTACTTTGTGCAATTGCTCTGCAGCCGCAGTGAAGCTGCCCAAGCGAGCAACGGTATCAAGCATTTCTAACGAGGATTTAGAGAACATA belongs to Vibrio splendidus and includes:
- the punR gene encoding DNA-binding transcriptional activator PunR translates to MFSKSSLEMLDTVARLGSFTAAAEQLHKVPSAISYGVRQVEQELDVLLFRRLPRKVELTPAGELFIEEARQLLRQMEELSAQTRRAARGWKKTLRLTLDNVVKLDKMKPMIEEFYQTFEFAELQINMEVFNGSWEAIAQGRADVVIGATSAIPVGGDFEVKDMGRLDWAFVMSPSHPCVREQNLNEAFVSQYPAICLDDTSSVLPKRHTGHYASQRRLLLPNWYSAIECLKNGVGVGYMPRHIAAPIIEQGLLVEKILPEPSPQSHCCLVWRKDDNHKLIEWMVKYLGSSEQLHQDWLDHRKAL